The genome window TATAGAATTGGATTAAACCCCTTGCCTCCGCACCCTGTTTCCCGTGTATGCTGCGGGCAAGAAAACGGAAGGTGCCCCATGTACGAACTGTTACATAACTCCCTGTCGGTGACGGAACCCGGCTTTTTTGCCTTTGTCGCCGCAATGCTTGCGATAAGCCTGTTCGCGGCGCGGATAGCGAAAAAAAAGGGATATTCAGGCAGAGTGCTTCTCTGGGCCTGGATTCCTCTTATCAACATTTACGGCCTGGTCATGTTCACGAATCTTCCCGACCTCCATGTCCGGGCCAAAGCGGACGCTCTGGCGGCGCGGCTGGCGCCCCCATCGCGAACGGAAACCATTTCCAGCTATCAGGAGGGTGTTGAATGAGTTTCAAAAGATTACGCACATACACGTACGGTGTGGCATTCGTGCTGTTCTTGTCCCTGACCCTTTCACTGAGCGCTTTCGGCGCGGAGGCGCCCAGCATTCCGCCGGGCGAGAGGCAACAGCTTGACTCCAGCACCCGGGAATCCGGCGAGCGGATAACGGACAGCCGTACCCGCAACGAAACGCTCAATGAGATCCGCGCAACCCCGACAACGCCCCCGCCGGCGGTTGCCGCACCCTCAGCTCCCCCTTCGGCCCCATCGTCCGGGCCGCTGCCGCCCCTGTCCACCGGCGGCAAGTTCTAACTGACCAAAACGGCCCGCGAAAGCGGGCCGTTTTGATAAACATATGTCCAAACCGGGTCAGACGGCGTCCAGCCAGGCGCGCACGGCCGTTATCTGCCGGGCGACGGAATCCGGCCCGGTGCCGCCGGGGGTATTGCGCCGGGCAACGGCGTTTTTCATATCCAGAACCGCGAACACAGCCGCGTCGATGGATGCGCTGATACCGCGAAGCTGGTCGAGGCTCAACTCTTCCAGGCCCTTGCCTTCCTTTTCCGCTAGGGCGACGGCCGCGCCCGTCAGATGATGGGCCTCACGGAAAGGAATGCCCTTGCCCACGAGGTAGTCGGCAAGCTCCGTGGCGTTCAGGAACCCGCGGGCCAGCGCCGCCGCCATTCTCTCGCGGGAAAAGCCCAGTTCGCCGATCATGCCC of uncultured delta proteobacterium contains these proteins:
- a CDS encoding exported hypothetical protein (Evidence 5 : No homology to any previously reported sequences), producing the protein MSFKRLRTYTYGVAFVLFLSLTLSLSAFGAEAPSIPPGERQQLDSSTRESGERITDSRTRNETLNEIRATPTTPPPAVAAPSAPPSAPSSGPLPPLSTGGKF
- a CDS encoding hypothetical protein (Evidence 5 : No homology to any previously reported sequences), whose product is MYELLHNSLSVTEPGFFAFVAAMLAISLFAARIAKKKGYSGRVLLWAWIPLINIYGLVMFTNLPDLHVRAKADALAARLAPPSRTETISSYQEGVE